One window from the genome of Oryza glaberrima chromosome 3, OglaRS2, whole genome shotgun sequence encodes:
- the LOC127765158 gene encoding uncharacterized protein LOC127765158: MAGGGRCSSLLRGFVSLFFLLFIHIGHAGCCFSTGSSTQTLEEDDTGHGADGRGGGGGGSKRRKISPLAFSPSVSSSTVADERSRGRRRQVSSLATSVRFYLHRIFSYSSGAKNVAGAPAAEEEDEAVTTTVSSPLAQSSSCLPQRQASSSVVLSTPSSPCASPFLSPLSPQSLSITPAVPSSPHNRQIPQATTRQSSFRSFAARGDVFPCKVCGEVLSKPQQLELHQAMKHSLSELSSLDSSMNIIRMIFLAGWKPAVMPGAGEPPSVRRILRIHHNPRVLIRFEEYRDLVRARAARRCAGAGAAAVEERCVADGNERLRFYCSTMLCTLGAGVCGSPYCCTCSILRHGFAGKQADVDGIATYSSGRAAHASLPDDVEREFAFLQVRRAMLVCRVVAGRVGRGAADDKVAYDSMVPLLPTSSFAAATRGDDDVELLVFNPRAVLPCFVIIYSC, translated from the coding sequence ATGGCGGGCGGTGGCAGGTGCAGCTCGCTGCTCCGTGGCTTCGTGtcactcttcttcctcctgttcATCCACATTGGCCATGCCGGTTGCTGCTTCTCGACGGGATCTTCCACGCAGACGCTGGAGGAAGATGACACTGGACATGGGGCCGAcgggaggggcggcggtggcggcggcagcaagagGAGGAAGATATCGCCGCTCGCGTTCTCCCCATCGGTGTCGTCTTCTACGGTGGCTGACGAGAGGTCCAGAGGCAGGCGGAGGCAGGTGTCGTCTCTAGCCACCAGCGTCCGCTTCTACCTCCACCGCATCTTCTCCTACTCGTCCGGAGCCAAGAACGTCGCTGGCGCTCCagccgcggaggaggaagacgaggcggTGACGACGACCGTGTCGTCGCCGCTCGCGCAGTCGTCGTCGTGCCTGCCTCAGCGCCAGGCCTCGTCGTCGGTGGTGCTgtccacgccgtcgtcgccatgcGCGTCGCCGTTCCTGTCCCCGCTCTCGCCGCAGTCTCTCAGCATTACTCCTGCggtgccgtcgtcgccgcacaACAGGCAGATCCCTCAGGCGACCACCAGGCAGTCGTCGTTCAGGTCGTTCGCCGCCCGCGGCGACGTGTTCCCGTGCAAGGTGTGCGGCGAGGTGCTGAGCAAGCCGCAGCAGCTGGAGCTCCACCAGGCGATGAAGCACTCCCTCTCCGAGCTCTCCAGCCTCGACTCCAGCATGAACATCATCCGCATGATCTTCCTCGCCGGGTGGAAGCCGGCCGTTAtgcccggcgccggcgagccacCGTCGGTGCGGCGCATCCTCAGGATCCACCACAACCCCCGCGTGCTCATCCGCTTCGAGGAGTACCGCGACCTcgtccgcgcccgcgccgcccgccgatgcgcgggcgccggcgcggcggcggtggaggagcggTGCGTCGCGGACGGCAACGAGCGGCTGCGGTTCTACTGCTCCACCATGCTCTGCACCCTGGGCGCGGGCGTGTGCGGGAGCCCCTACTGCTGCACCTGCAGCATCCTGCGCCACGGGTTCGCCGGGAAGCAGGCCGACGTGGACGGCATCGCCACCTACTCCTCCGGCCGGGCCGCGCACGCCTCTCTCCCCGACGACGTGGAGCGCGAGTTCGCGTTCCTCCAGGTGCGCCGCGCCATGCTGGTGTGCCGCGTCGTGGCCGGGCgcgtcggccgcggcgccgcggacGACAAGGTGGCCTACGACTCCATGGTTCCACTACTGCCAACCTCCTCCTTCGCTGCAGCTAcccgtggcgacgacgacgtcgagctgCTCGTGTTCAACCCCCGTGCCGTGCTCCCATGCTTCGTCATCATCTACAGTTGCTAG
- the LOC127767138 gene encoding protein ENDOPLASMIC RETICULUM-ARRESTED PEN3, translating into MEAAGAGGRRGTVKQLNVGGKLFALEASSLPISLSLSPSPNPIFVDRDPALLSAILSAIRAPSAAPAFPAGVLLDEAHSYGLHDQLLAALSPPPLVGFSASRASTLSPSSEPFPTALAPRHDGSLCLAHGAGLLTHYSPALEHLTTFRTHLHRITSLRQLPPGLAVAGSSLSPGLHVYDLLKGRHVASVQWSDPTDLRVQKAKVIAIAARPAADAADKNSPILATFECPHRENCILVFDPVTLKPIQEIGRQTGSAAKSSAPGRVVHLQELGLVFAASVSSGAFGYSGYMRLWDIRSGDVVWETSEPGGVGRSSRFGDPFADVDVDVKQQILYKVCSKSGDIGAADLRCLGKDPWVYMSSGPRGSGGGHGSVLHCYKSQVFVSRKDGLEVWSRLEEQSNGTANLAEQTRAKENINNKGINENCFRSCYVDTEEDADRGMIHIMEGGGDRLFVTREEMQGVEVWETSQLAGAISLSLSSLLV; encoded by the coding sequence ATGGAagccgccggtgccggcggccggcgcggcacgGTGAAGCAGCTCAACGTGGGCGGCAAGCTCTTCGCCTTGGAGGCAAGCTCCCTCCcgatctccctctctctctcgccctccCCAAACCCAATCTTCGTGGACCGCGACCCCGCCCTTCTCTCCGCGATCCTCTCCGCCATCCgcgccccctccgccgcgcccgccttccccgccggcgtcctcctcgaCGAGGCCCACTCCTACGGCCTCCACGACcagctcctcgccgccctctcccctccgccCCTCGTCGGCTTCTCCGCCTCCCGCGCCTCCACGCTCTCCCCGTCCTCCGAGCCCTTCCCCACCGCGCTCGCCCCGCGCCACGATGGCTCGCTCTGCCTCGCCCATGGCGCCGGCCTGCTCACCCACTACTCCCCTGCGCTGGAGCACCTCACCACCTTCCGGACCCATCTCCACCGCATCACCTCCCTCCGGCAGCTGCCTCCTGGCCTCGCTGTTGCCGGGTCCAGCCTCTCCCCGGGGCTCCATGTGTACGACCTCCTCAAAGGTCGGCACGTCGCCTCTGTCCAATGGTCAGATCCCACCGACCTTCGCGTTCAAAAGGCCAAGGTGATTGCCATTGCCGCCCGTCCTGCTGCCGATGCAGCTGATAAGAATTCACCCATCTTAGCTACATTCGAGTGCCCACACCGGGAGAATTGCATCCTGGTGTTTGACCCTGTAACTCTAAAGCCCATTCAAGAGATTGGCAGGCAAACTGGCAGCGCAGCTAAGTCATCGGCGCCAGGCCGAGTAGTGCACCTGCAGGAGCTTGGGCTGGTATTTGCGGCATCTGTGAGCTCGGGGGCATTTGGTTACTCTGGGTACATGAGGCTGTGGGACATTCGTTCTGGGGATGTGGTGTGGGAAACAAGCGAGCCAGGGGGAGTTGGAAGAAGCAGCCGGTTTGGAGATCCATTTGCAGATGTGGATGTTGACGTTAAGCAACAGATACTATACAAGGTGTGCTCAAAGTCAGGAGATATTGGAGCCGCTGACTTGAGATGCCTTGGTAAAGACCCTTGGGTTTATATGTCGTCAGGACCTAGAGGGAGTGGAGGGGGCCATGGCAGTGTTCTGCATTGCTACAAGTCTCAGGTGTTTGTCAGCCGGAAGGATGGATTGGAGGTTTGGTCTCGACTGGAAGAACAGAGCAATGGCACAGCCAACTTGGCGGAGCAAACGAGAGCAAAGGAAAACATCAACAACAAAGGAATAAACGAGAACTGTTTTAGGAGTTGCTATGTGGATACAGAAGAAGATGCTGACCGTGGTATGATACACATCATGGAAGGGGGTGGAGACCGCTTATTTGTTACCAGAGAAGAAATGCAAGGCGTGGAGGTGTGGGAGACCTCCCAGCTGGCTGGTgctatctctctatctcttaGCAGTTTGCTTGTCTGA
- the LOC127767137 gene encoding uncharacterized protein LOC127767137: protein MEADMDMPDPEELEWMESHGLLPEEEEEYAYFDDPEDEGFLPAAAGADQPRRSPQETTAAPAKPADEVSEGNLKRPPPPPPPEQGEERSKRRNVDREDSGDGDEDWLRYSPPPVVEVVAEKTISRFASDIRGDCMSVTAPNGERVYAKVATDGLDGGGIGGTRQRTRISKPNFNYKGLLSESFHSLTSRAEQEALAKALQESAETQNLESCPVTPLVTEQLWVEKYSPNSFTELLSDEHTNREVLLWLKQWDSCVFGSHVRATGDDVLSALRRHSSAIQKNSSNRNFFSKSKGGPGMSQDNMLQNAHGSNSEDLTSSFNKRPTTDNAPEQKVLLLCGPPGLGKTTLAHVAAKHCGYHVVEINASDDRSASSIEPKILDVIQMNSIMSDSKPKCLVIDEIDGALGDGKGAVEVILKMINAEKNNSSNSSTSAEDTQVRKSSKKGHKIPKLMRPVICICNDLYAPALRQLRQVAKVHMFVQPTISRVVNRLKYICKKERFKTSPIALSALAEYTECDIRSCLNTLQFLNKKREALNISGFDSQVIGRKDMSKSIIDVWKQVLQKKKLKRIEKVDSNFSRGKDIDSLFSLISNRGDYDVTMDGIHENFLKLNYHDPMLQKTVKCLDILGVSDSLMQYVYRTQQMSLHVYQPPVAITISQLVAQVEKPNIEWPKSLQRCRTMLLEKKDKLKTWQNQMSPLISRHLSVESFVEDIASPFLHIISPSNLRPVALNLLSEREKDELVQLVDTMVSYSITYRNTKLEPQERISGSMVSPDVPSLSLDPAINDIINFKGYQSEHIGLSLAMKQVLVHEVEKQKIMKDSAGKLLNQANEGDKRNEVSVSEKKSALVSTKSNPTTLKMQLSSASSMSGKDPAPAKKHSNHGINFFDRFRKERPVDAKARNDAGQQVATTLRDSRPLIFKYNEGFTNAVKRPVKVRDLLL from the exons atggaggcggacATGGATATGCCAGATCCGGAGGAGCTCGAGTGGATGGAGAGCCACGGGCTCCtcccggaggaggaagaggagtacGCCTACTTCGACGACCCCGAGGACGAGGGGTtcctccctgccgccgccggagcggacCAGCCGCGGCGTTCCCCGCAGGAGACCACCGCTGCCCCCGCGAAACCTGCAG ATGAAGTGTCGGAAGGCAATTTGAAgcggcctccccctccgcctccgccggagcagggggaggagaggagcaagCGGAGGAATGTGGATCGTGAGGATTCCGGGGATGGGGACGAGGACTGGCTGCGGTACTCGCCGCCTCCTGTTGTTGAAGTTGTCGCCGAGAAGACAATCTCGCGGTTCGCGTCGGACATCCGGGGGGACTGTATGTCTGTCACCGCGCCCAATGGTGAGAGGGTTTATGCGAAGGTTGCAACAGACGGGTTGGATGGGGGAGGAATTGGGGGAACTAGACAAAGGACTCGCATTTCCAAACCAAATTTCAATTACAAGG GGCTTCTCTCAGAATCCTTTCATTCGCTGACAAGTCGTGCTGAGCAAGAGGCTCTAGCAAag GCATTGCAGGAGAGTGCAGAAACACAAAATCTTGAGAGTTGCCCAGTGACTCCGCTAGTTACAGAGCAACTTTGGGTGGAAAAATACTCACCAAATTCTTTCACAGAGCTGTTAAGTGATGAACACACAAACAGGGAG GTACTTCTGTGGCTAAAACAGTGGGACTCCTGTGTGTTTGGATCCCACGTTCGTGCTACAGGTGATGATGTTTTGTCTGCCTTACGCCGACATTCTTCTGCTATTCAAAAGAATTCAAGTAACAGAAATTTCTTCTCCAAGAGTAAGGGAGGTCCTGGTATGAGTCAAGACAACATGCTCCAAAATGCACATGGTAGCAACTCAGAGGATTTGACAAGCTCCTTTAACAAGAGGCCCACGACTGATAATGCACCAGAACAAAAG GTGTTACTACTATGTGGTCCACCTGGGCTTGGCAAGACAACACTTGCCCATGTTGCAGCTAAACATTGTGGCTACCATGTTGTGGAG ATAAATGCGAGTGATGATCGTTCTGCTTCATCCATTGAACCGAAAATTCTTGATGTCATTCAGATGAACTCAATCATGTCTGATTCGAAACCCAAGTGTCTG GTAATTGATGAAATTGATGGAGCACTTGGTGATGGCAAAGGTGCAGTCGAGGTTATTTTAAAGATG ATCAATGCTGAAAAGAACAACAGTTCTAACAGCAGCACTAGTGCTGAAGATACTCAAGTACGGAAGTCCTCAAAGAAAGGTCACAAAATACCAAAACTGATGAGACCT GTAATTTGTATATGCAATGATCTTTATGCTCCAGCTCTGAGACAACTTCGCCAAGTAGCTAA GGTTCATATGTTTGTTCAGCCAACGATTAGTCGTGTTGTCAACAG GCTCAAGTACATTTGCAAAAAGGAACGGTTCAAGACAAGTCCAATTGCCCTTTCTGCATTAGCAGAGTATACTG AATGTGACATCCGGTCATGCCTGAACACACTTCAATTTTTGAACAAGAAAAGAGAGGCATTAAACATT TCAGGATTCGATTCACAAGTTATTGGACGGAAGGACATGTCAAAAAGCATAATTGATGTATGGAAGCAG gttctgcaaaagaaaaaactcaaGAGGATTGAAAAGGTTGATAGTAATTTTAGCAGAGGCAAGGACATCGATTCTCTCTTCTCACTCATTTCTAACCG TGGTGACTATGATGTTACTATGGATGGAATTCACGAGAACTTTCTGAAACTTAATTATCATGACCCGATGTTGCAAAAGACG GTGAAATGTCTCGATATACTTGGAGTTTCAGATTCTTTGATGCAATATGTTTATCGGACTCAGCAGATGTCACTTCATG TATATCAGCCTCCTGTTGCCATAACTATAAGCCAACTGGTTGCTCAAGTTGAGAAACCAAATATTGAATGGCCAAAATCTTTGCAGAG GTGCCGAACAATGCTTTTGGAAAAGAAGGATAAACTGAAGACCTGGCAAAACCAAATGTCACCGCTAATTTCTAGGCACCTGTCAGTAGAATCTTTTGTGGAGGACATTGCTTCTCCCTTCTTACATATTATTTCTCCATCGAACTTGAGACCT GTGGCACTGAATTTGCTgtcagagagagaaaaggatgaACTTGTGCAGCTAGTTGATACCATGGTTTCTTACTCAATTACATACAGAAACACAAAGTTAGAGCCTCAAGAAAGGATAAGTGGATCTATGGTGTCTCCTGATGTTCCTTCACTTTCtcttgatcctgcaatcaatgATATTATAAACTTCAAG GGATATCAATCTGAGCATATTGGTCTCTCTTTGGCCATGAAACAAGTCTTGGTGCATGAG GTAGAGAAGCAAAAGATCATGAAAGATAGTGCTGGCAAATTGTTGAACCAAGCCAATGAAGGAGATAAGAGAAATGAAGTTTCCGTAAGTGAGAAAAAATCTGCATTGGTTTCTACCAAGAGCAACCCGACTACACTTAAGATGCAATTAAGCTCAGCATCTAGTATGAGTGGTAAAGATCCTGCACCTGCAAAGAAGCACTCCAACCACGGAATTAATTTCTTTGATAG GTTTAGAAAAGAGAGACCAGTGGATGCAAAAGCTCGAAATGACGCAGGGCAACAAGTAGCTACAACTCTAAGAGACTCGCGTCCACTGATCTTCAAATACAATGAG GGCTTCACAAATGCTGTAAAAAGACCAGTGAAAGTTCGAGATCTTCTGCTCTAG
- the LOC127767171 gene encoding sulfoquinovosyl transferase SQD2-like — translation MGQQAAEAQPLLLQGDQVDAEWGCRPHRIVLFVEPSPFAYISGYKNRFQNFIKHLREMGDEVLVVTTHKGAPEEFHGAKVIGSWSFPCPLYQNVPLSLALSPRIFSAVAKFKPDIIHATSPGVMVFGARFIAKMLSVPMVMSYHTHLPAYIPRYNLNWLLGPTWSLIRCLHRSADLTLVPSVAIAEDFETAKVVSANRVRLWNKGVDSESFHPKFRKHEMRIKLSGGEPEKPLIIHVGRFGREKNLDFLKRVMERLPGVRIAFVGDGPYRAELERMFTGMPAVFTGMLQGEELSQAYASGDLFAMPSESETLGQVVLESMASGVPVVAARAGGIPDIIPKDKEGKTSFLFTPGDLDECVRKIEQLLSSKVLRESIGRAAREEMEKCDWRAASKTIRNEHYCTATLYWRKKMGRTN, via the exons atggggcagcaggcggcggaggcgcagcCGCTACTGCTGCAGGGGGACCAGGTGGACGCCGAGTGGGGCTGCAGGCCGCACCGCATTGTACTTTTCGTCGAGCCGTCGCCCTTCGC TTACATCTCTGGGTACAAGAATCGCTTCCAGAACTTCATCAAGCATCTGCGAGAGATGGGCGATGAG GTGTTGGTGGTGACCACGCACAAGGGAGCTCCCGAGGAGTTCCATGGAGCTAAAGTCATTGGTTCGTGGAG TTTTCCATGTCCGTTATACCAAAATGTTCCACTCTCGCTGGCGTTGAGCCCTAGGATATTTTCGGCGGTGGCTAAATTTAAGCCGGACATAATCCATGCTACTTCACCTGGAGTTATG GTTTTTGGTGCTCGCTTTATCGCAAAGATGCTTTCAGTCCCAATGGTGATGTCATATCATACCCACCTTCCAGC GTATATACCAAGATACAATTTAAATTGGTTACTTGGACCCACATGGAGTCTTATAA GATGTCTTCATAGGTCTGCAGATCTTACTCTAGTTCCGTCAGTAGCTATTGCCGAGGACTTTGAAACTGCGAAAGTAGTATCAG CAAACAGAGTTCGGCTTTGGAACAAAGGTGTTGATTCTGAAAGTTTCCATCCTAAATTTCGGAAGCATGAAATGCGCATTAAATTGAG TGGTGGTGAACCAGAAAAACCACTCATAATACATGTGGGTCGTTTCGGGCGTGAAAAGAATTTGGATTTTCTGAAAAG GGTTATGGAAAGGCTCCCAGGAGTAAGAATTGCTTTTGTTGGTGACGGACCATACAG GGCTGAGCTGGAAAGAATGTTTACTGGCATGCCTGCAGTATTCACTGGAATGCTCCAAGGCGAGGAGCTTTCACAAGCATATGCCAGTGGCGACTTGTTTGCAATGCCTTCAGAATCTGAGACACTTGGTCAAGTAGTGCTGGAGTCCATGGCTTCTGGAGTCCCAGTTGTCGCTGCTCGTGCTGGAGGTATACCTGATATAATACCCAAGGACAAGGAGGGTAAAACCAGTTTCTTGTTTACACCCGGGGATCTCGACGAGTGTGTGAGGAAGATCGAACAGCTCCTTTCGTCGAAGGTTCTAAGAGAATCCATTGGAAGGGCTGCtagggaggagatggagaagtGTGACTGGAGAGCAGCCTCGAAGACAATACGCAATGAGCACTACTGTACCGCAACGTTGTACTGGAGGAAGAAAATGGGCAGAACTAACTAG